A stretch of Thermoflexus sp. DNA encodes these proteins:
- a CDS encoding uracil-DNA glycosylase encodes MDELEALHQEIRKCTKCPLAQGRTLAVPGEGPRSARVMFVGEAPGFHEDRQGRPFVGAAGAFLNELLASIGLKREDVYITNIIKCRPPGNRDPYMDEIEACSPYLDRQVELINPKVIVTLGRYSLAHWLPNAKISQVHGKPIRVGDRVVFPMYHPAAALHQPALKRTVEEDFQKLGAFLAGLLKAEEEQPPEEPRQLTLF; translated from the coding sequence ATGGATGAGCTGGAGGCGCTGCATCAGGAGATACGGAAATGCACGAAGTGTCCCCTGGCGCAGGGGCGAACCCTGGCGGTGCCCGGCGAGGGGCCTCGAAGCGCCCGGGTGATGTTCGTCGGAGAGGCCCCGGGATTCCACGAAGATCGCCAGGGCCGGCCCTTCGTCGGGGCGGCGGGGGCTTTCCTGAACGAGCTGCTGGCCTCCATCGGCCTGAAGCGGGAGGACGTTTACATCACCAACATCATCAAGTGCCGGCCCCCCGGCAACCGGGATCCCTACATGGACGAGATCGAGGCATGCAGCCCGTATCTGGACCGTCAGGTGGAGCTCATCAACCCGAAAGTCATCGTCACCCTGGGGCGATACTCCCTGGCCCACTGGCTGCCCAACGCCAAGATCTCCCAGGTGCATGGGAAACCCATCCGGGTGGGGGATCGGGTGGTGTTTCCCATGTATCATCCCGCCGCCGCCCTCCATCAGCCCGCCCTCAAACGGACTGTGGAGGAGGATTTCCAGAAGCTGGGGGCGTTCCTGGCGGGTCTGTTGAAGGCCGAGGAGGAACAGCCGCCGGAGGAGCCCCGGCAGCTCACATTGTTTTGA